In Dysidea avara chromosome 6, odDysAvar1.4, whole genome shotgun sequence, the genomic stretch AGGTACTTCATAGTGTACTTCACTTGATTAGCATCTTGATGTTGTTGAGTGTAGTCAAACAGTTCACCAAGTACTTGCTCCTGCTGtaaaagaaatgaatgatgaGTATTTCATGTCATTTCTGTTTGTAATTAACCTGCATAATTTTTGCTGGTGCTACATTCAACTTGATCCATGAGTCACGGATGATGTGTGCTTCACGCAACTTTGGTATCATACGTGCATTACCATTCTTTACACGTTGACATTCTCTGTCAAACATGTCCACTATTGTTTGCCAACCAAACTGCTTATCATCCAAGGTGAAACGTTTTGTTCCACCTGGACGAGATGAGTGGAGAGCGTTGATCATGTTCTTCAGCTAAATACACATATTAATGCAAACATTGAAATGATTGATTATTTACCTGGTGACTTGGGCAAATCAACCAGTGAATTAAATGGGGAGGATTAAAAGGGTTAACAAAATATGGTTTAACCTCGTACTGGTCACTTAATTCACTGTTGATATTGTATGCCCCAGAATGGCCATGTGTCGACTTCACCACAGTCAGGTTGGGTGCTGCTCCGTCACATACAAGTAAGCTGGTAGAAAATCCATGTATCTAAAAGAATATCATATCTAAGTTACAATActttatattatttttattgcaatTACCTGAAATAATTGAATGGTCTcaagtacacatgcatgtatgactTTAGCAGTAAAATTTTCTGAGCTGGTGAAGTAGGGTCCAACTATATCAAAAGATGAGGTCAAGTCACGCCACAAGAACTGCATGATGTAGCTTGTTTGCTCAACAGCTTTGTCCTTGTGGAACAGCTCGTacacatcatgtagagactGCTGGTCCTCAGCATTCATTGCCAGGCCTATGATAGTCTGGCTTCTTGAGTTCCACATTAAGCGTGAAATGACCTTTACTTCATCGAAAATCAGGACACCGTCAGCAAGGGGTTCCAATTTTCCTTGAGCCTTCTGCGATGCTTTAAATTGTTGAAATAGTTCAACTTGCTTGGCTATGCTTTCCCATGATGCACCTCCTTCATGAAGAAAACATCCAGTGTATGCTTGCAAAGTGCTTCTTGCAGGCAAGTGAAGAATATTAAAGCTTTTCAAAGCCTCGTATGCCGCAGGACTTCTTACAAACACAGAAAGAGCTACATTAGAGAGAAAGCAAACTATATAGTATGTCCACATTGAGCTGATtcacaaaaacatttaataactcaagaATAGAATTGATCAAGTTCGGACATTTGTAGTGCTCCTTGTCCCGCAAAATAATATTCCAAAAAAATCATTGGACATACTATACTATTTCATATCAGAGTAGTTATGCCTTACCAATGCGAATAGTAACCAGACTCCATCGGTTCCCTCGCTTCCCACAACCTAATCAGTAAACCGAAATTAAAATATTACATACAAATTAAATGTTAAATACCATTTTTCTTCTGATCCTTGTAAAAGTCAGCTCGTTCTTTGTCTGCCTGCCAAATATCTTTAATAGCTTCTCTAGAACCACCAGCCTCCTGGTAGATGTCCTCCAGCTGATCCTTGTGGTGGGTTTCCAATTCATCTGTAATTCTACACATTTCATCATGCTGAGAATCATCCAAGGTGATATCTAGCTTTGAAAATTTGGCTAACAATGCCTTGTCTTTGGATCTTTCTGCTTGCATATTTTCCTTCCGTTTCTTTACACTAGCTGGTGATAAATACATTATTGGGTAATTAGAGCTTGCAGACTGTCGTTTGACCCGCCTACAAGGACTGACATTTTCTGAGATCTTTTTTCGATCCTCCAAGCGTGAAACAAGACGTTTGCAATGTGTACAAAGAACTTCATCAGAAGCTTGCTCTGCAAATGTGGCATTCTTTGGTAACTTATACCAACGCAAGCAACTTTTTGATTCTACCCGCTGAAATGGAGATTCAGTCAAGTTAACTTGCTTGTTGTGAAAACGGAGCACTGAATAGTATTCATCTTGATATCTCTGATAGCTGATCCCTGGACAAAACACAAACCCCTTACAATGCCGTAAACTGTTGCAAAGCTCAACAAATTCTTTATCCGTAGAAACCACTCCCTCTTTCACAGATACTAGCAAAGCTTGAACATTATAACAATATCTATCTCCATTGCTGTTCACATACAAGACCATTCTTACACGATTTACATATCCAGCAGGTGGATGGTAGTGTACTGTTCTGTGAGTAATTTCCAAAATGCTGTTCTTGTGTGAATCTTCAAGAAAAGTAGGCTTCAGTTCAGGAAACTTATCTACAACCAACTGCTGGAAATGGCTTAGAGGCGGGACAGTACTTATTCCATCACGTTCTACACTCCTGTCATTCTCTGATAAACCTGACCTCGAACTTTCATCGTCTTTTGGTATCAATTCCATAGCACTGCTCTCCACAGAAGACACGCGTGCCTCACTAGAGTTTGAAGTCTCTCCGTACATTTCTTCTTCGATTGGATTTACCACTTCTACTCCACCACTGATGGTACTAGTAAGCGATAATGAACCTTCAAGCAGCGGTGCTGGCGAGGATGTTGGCGTTGGTTCAGTTTCCAGAAAGAGGTGCGTGGTTGGCAAATCAGGAGCAACCTTGAGCTCCGTTCGCAACCGTTTTGAGACAGGAGCATAATCCGGATCGCTACTATTATCGCGGCAGATCTTGGAACGGCTAAATGGCCTCGTTGGGGTAGTCTCCATCCCACAAGTTTCTTCACATCAATAAACGTTAACGATATGGCACGAGCACACCACAACACGTGCTTGAAATTTTACACTTCAGGTGGTAATGCAATATCCGATAGAAAGCGAAGGTAAACGGAAACACTTGGCCGTTCGCGTTTGTACAGGGcatactgaagtaggatactctccccccctataatattatgaactcttgataagaCCCTTTGAGCAAACTTGTTTGTATTTCCTCAAACTTCATTTGTGTACTATATACAGGCTGGTGATCTACTGAAGATACCTCCTTTAGGAGTTGTGAAGGTGTTAGGAGTAGGGGGATCCCCTAGTAAGGCATCATACAATGGAGCAGCCATATCTGGCTTCCAGTTCAACACTACCAACAATGTGTTGTTATTGACTGGTATAAATGCTGACCTCACCTCCAGCTTTAAGATCACATGGGAGTGACCAGCAGGCGTGTAGTGTGGACAATCAATTGTGTGACAATTTCTTATTTTGCAATATTTGTACAGTTAACTTTAACATTTGTACATATCAAGACTCAAGATTAATGTGTTAAACTATATAAGGATAAAAATTGTTGaaggtaatttgttttagtTCTGACATAATACTGTATTGTTGTCACAAATAATATCCTCAATGGTGTTATATTAACGTATTGAATTATGTTTGTAGAATTAGTTTCTGTAAGATTAAAATGATAATTTTAGGCCAACAAACATTCTTCAGTGCATAAGTAGCAATATTTATGTACTAATATGTTGACAGATCCAAGTTAATAAtcaacaaaaataattttagcaGCTTGGATGTAGTTGCAAAGTCCCTAAGTATCCCTTGGTAGTACATATTCATGAAGTGACCTGTAGGCAACTTCTGTAATAATGGTATTGGTGCTCCTAAGGGTAGACATGATGTAGAAATACTTTGATTATCAGATGGATGAAATCAAAATTATTTCATGATGACAAAGACTTAATATTGAAAGCATATGTTATTTAG encodes the following:
- the LOC136257559 gene encoding uncharacterized protein isoform X1, translated to METTPTRPFSRSKICRDNSSDPDYAPVSKRLRTELKVAPDLPTTHLFLETEPTPTSSPAPLLEGSLSLTSTISGGVEVVNPIEEEMYGETSNSSEARVSSVESSAMELIPKDDESSRSGLSENDRSVERDGISTVPPLSHFQQLVVDKFPELKPTFLEDSHKNSILEITHRTVHYHPPAGYVNRVRMVLYVNSNGDRYCYNVQALLVSVKEGVVSTDKEFVELCNSLRHCKGFVFCPGISYQRYQDEYYSVLRFHNKQVNLTESPFQRVESKSCLRWYKLPKNATFAEQASDEVLCTHCKRLVSRLEDRKKISENVSPCRRVKRQSASSNYPIMYLSPASVKKRKENMQAERSKDKALLAKFSKLDITLDDSQHDEMCRITDELETHHKDQLEDIYQEAGGSREAIKDIWQADKERADFYKDQKKNGCGKRGNRWSLVTIRIALSVFVRSPAAYEALKSFNILHLPARSTLQAYTGCFLHEGGASWESIAKQVELFQQFKASQKAQGKLEPLADGVLIFDEVKVISRLMWNSRSQTIIGLAMNAEDQQSLHDVYELFHKDKAVEQTSYIMQFLWRDLTSSFDIVGPYFTSSENFTAKVIHACVLETIQLFQIHGFSTSLLVCDGAAPNLTVVKSTHGHSGAYNINSELSDQYEVKPYFVNPFNPPHLIHWLICPSHQLKNMINALHSSRPGGTKRFTLDDKQFGWQTIVDMFDRECQRVKNGNARMIPKLREAHIIRDSWIKLNVAPAKIMQQEQVLGELFDYTQQHQDANQVKYTMKYLEACSKIFENGLLSHDRVTDVNSAILKNIREGFKFFRSWHNSLSEAGKYLTTIFCTYFTMSCLLATPNQPIQPNKFLAWQTWDLLRICVYGFESFCTYFLNRYPNRFVSPLRVSGSAVESLFSQYKRSAGGKLDAINYPISRAAHLIKETVSTHHSGSGYRNQSLCTFQGDVCLKRKQYNKLQK
- the LOC136257559 gene encoding uncharacterized protein isoform X2; the encoded protein is METTPTRPFSRSKICRDNSSDPDYAPVSKRLRTELKVAPDLPTTHLFLETEPTPTSSPAPLLEGSLSLTSTISGGVEVVNPIEEEMYGETSNSSEARVSSVESSAMELIPKDDESSRSGLSENDRSVERDGISTVPPLSHFQQLVVDKFPELKPTFLEDSHKNSILEITHRTVHYHPPAGYVNRVRMVLYVNSNGDRYCYNVQALLVSVKEGVVSTDKEFVELCNSLRHCKGFVFCPGISYQRYQDEYYSVLRFHNKQVNLTESPFQRVESKSCLRWYKLPKNATFAEQASDEVLCTHCKRLVSRLEDRKKISENVSPCRRVKRQSASSNYPIMYLSPASVKKRKENMQAERSKDKALLAKFSKLDITLDDSQHDEMCRITDELETHHKDQLEDIYQEAGGSREAIKDIWQADKERADFYKDQKKNGCGKRGNRWSLVTIRIALSVFVRSPAAYEALKSFNILHLPARSTLQAYTGCFLHEGGASWESIAKQVELFQQFKASQKAQGKLEPLADGVLIFDEVKVISRLMWNSRSQTIIGLAMNAEDQQSLHDVYELFHKDKAVEQTSYIMQFLWRDLTSSFDIVGPYFTSSENFTAKVIHACVLETIQLFQIHGFSTSLLVCDGAAPNLTVVKSTHGHSGAYNINSELSDQYEVKPYFVNPFNPPHLIHWLICPSHQLKNMINALHSSRPGGTKRFTLDDKQFGWQTIVDMFDRECQRVKNGNARMIPKLREAHIIRDSWIKLNVAPAKIMQQEQVLGELFDYTQQHQDANQVKYTMKYLEACSKIFENGLLSHDRVTDVNSAILKNIREGFKFFRSWHNSLSEAATPNQPIQPNKFLAWQTWDLLRICVYGFESFCTYFLNRYPNRFVSPLRVSGSAVESLFSQYKRSAGGKLDAINYPISRAAHLIKETVSTHHSGSGYRNQSLCTFQGDVCLKRKQYNKLQK